In Arthrobacter sp. SLBN-112, a genomic segment contains:
- a CDS encoding DMT family transporter, translating to MPSTSPAREPLTPPAAAAAPVKALGVAAMAVTVLLWASAFVGIRAIGPHFSPGSLTLGRLAIAAVVLAFLVLPQLLRSRLLPRGREWLPILAYGVMWFGGYNVALNAAEHILDAGTSALLINVNPILVAIMAGIFLKEGFPRWLLIGSTVAFAGVAMIAIGSGQPRTPGGSTTADLAGVALCLLAAVLAAVSVIIQKPVVRKLPAAQATWFGIVVGALCCLPFAGQLAAEVQAAPPQATWGLVYLGVFPTAIAFTTWAYALSLVDAGKLAATTYLVPGTTVLISWLVLGEIPTAWGLAGGLVCLVGVGLTRRRTRAARGQHRPLRG from the coding sequence ATGCCCTCAACCAGCCCCGCGCGCGAACCCCTCACTCCCCCAGCTGCCGCAGCCGCCCCGGTGAAGGCCCTCGGCGTGGCGGCCATGGCGGTCACAGTGCTGCTGTGGGCCTCGGCGTTCGTGGGAATCCGGGCGATCGGCCCCCATTTTTCCCCCGGCTCCCTGACGCTGGGCAGGCTGGCGATCGCCGCCGTCGTCCTGGCCTTCCTGGTCCTGCCGCAACTCCTGAGGAGCCGCCTGCTGCCCCGGGGACGGGAGTGGCTGCCCATCCTCGCCTACGGAGTGATGTGGTTCGGTGGCTACAACGTGGCGCTGAACGCCGCCGAGCACATCCTGGACGCAGGCACCAGCGCCCTGCTGATCAACGTCAATCCCATCCTGGTGGCGATCATGGCCGGTATCTTCCTGAAGGAAGGTTTTCCGCGCTGGCTGCTGATCGGCAGCACGGTGGCCTTCGCCGGCGTCGCGATGATTGCCATCGGCTCGGGACAGCCGCGCACCCCGGGCGGGAGTACGACGGCGGACCTCGCCGGTGTGGCGCTGTGCCTCCTTGCCGCGGTACTCGCCGCAGTGAGCGTCATCATCCAGAAGCCGGTGGTGCGGAAGTTACCCGCGGCGCAGGCCACCTGGTTCGGCATCGTGGTGGGGGCGCTGTGCTGCCTGCCCTTTGCCGGGCAGCTCGCGGCCGAGGTGCAGGCCGCCCCGCCGCAGGCCACCTGGGGGCTGGTGTACCTGGGCGTCTTTCCCACCGCAATCGCGTTCACCACATGGGCCTACGCATTGTCCCTGGTGGACGCCGGAAAGCTGGCTGCCACCACCTACCTGGTTCCCGGAACCACGGTCCTCATCTCCTGGCTCGTGCTTGGCGAGATCCCGACGGCCTGGGGGCTGGCGGGCGGCCTTGTGTGCCTGGTGGGCGTTGGCCTGACCCGGCGAAGGACCCGGGCAGCCCGCGGGCAGCACCGGCCGCTTCGGGGCTAG
- a CDS encoding metallopeptidase family protein, with product MPASLPPGLPIVPSGPDGAAPHEPATDGRSGFAMSPDEFETAVQDALDSIPDRLARAMDNVAVFIEDDYVPGPGEDPEAVLLGLYEGVPLTERDSWWDAGSLPDRITIFREPILEICDSREDVIHEVAVTVVHEIAHHFGISDARLHELGWG from the coding sequence ATGCCAGCCAGCCTGCCGCCGGGCCTGCCGATCGTCCCCTCCGGTCCGGACGGAGCCGCCCCGCATGAACCCGCCACGGACGGGCGCTCCGGATTCGCCATGTCTCCGGACGAGTTCGAGACGGCCGTCCAGGACGCGTTGGACAGCATTCCTGACCGCCTGGCCCGCGCCATGGACAACGTGGCCGTCTTCATCGAGGACGACTATGTCCCTGGCCCCGGGGAAGATCCGGAGGCGGTGCTGCTGGGACTCTACGAAGGGGTACCGCTGACTGAACGCGACTCGTGGTGGGACGCCGGCTCCCTGCCGGACCGCATCACCATCTTCCGCGAACCCATCCTGGAGATCTGCGACTCCCGGGAGGACGTGATCCACGAAGTGGCCGTGACCGTTGTGCACGAGATCGCCCACCACTTCGGCATTTCCGATGCCCGGCTGCACGAGCTGGGCTGGGGCTGA